One Hemibagrus wyckioides isolate EC202008001 linkage group LG09, SWU_Hwy_1.0, whole genome shotgun sequence DNA segment encodes these proteins:
- the ptpn21 gene encoding tyrosine-protein phosphatase non-receptor type 21 isoform X2 — translation MPLPFGLKLKRTRRYTVSSKSCLVTRIQLLNGEFVEFTLSVESTGQECLEAVAQRLELREIMYFSLWYFNKQNQQRWIDLEKPLKKQLDKYGQEPTVYFGVIFYVPTVSQLQQEITRYQYYLQLKKDVLEGRIPCSIEQAIRLAGLAVQADFGDFNRYDSQEFLQKFVLFPMEWIQDERVVEEATQKVALLYQSYRGMPVQEAELLYMQEVEKMEGYGQESFQAKDSQGADILIGSCLDGIFVKHKNGRASLLFRWNDINNMTHNKSFFALELANKEDTIQFQTEDMETSKYVCRMCLARHRFYKINKSTLQAEPAPVNPVRRRSSTRISMPKPQTYMMPPPQLHYSSHYREPYKSSQDNLYMNNHNGYYYHSQTSLDRSPHEYNGRIRNGSVYSAHSTSSLTNPQHYMQPSPMSSNPSITGSDVTRPDYVPSQRHSVLIPPSYRATPDYESVMRQKNHSAMVAMPERHSHSMRNLNIGNSYAYSRPDPLVYSQPEIREHRGTAAQYHLHYSFHSPSPYPYPGERRPVVGAVSVPELTDVQLAQAHAYPAPNIMGAQVYRPPPPYPYSRPRPANSTPDLSRHLHASSSSPDLITRRVHHSVQTFQEDSLPVAHSLQEMSEPLIPTVTRRPYPHKRNSIELAGLTYGLETMRLKERTVSVSASEMSSKLTPPIALPASASTSELDVFQERTEAEDMVLKEDVHYGHKKSLSDATMLVHSSGEEEEFEDDSGRHTPQSQDAIAASKEHINVLDIPLMETPLPAYPFSSSLDQVIPNPLGFQPQPRIREQDETGSLYPFSETDAIMPSVSEGDLSNQSRWKPKREMIKKRPVSDVPSARRNIDGLPPPGMKKSVRSEIKKTGPLKLATLNGLTLARMPVPDEAKDEHGKASNDDRCKLLEQHLEQGLVFTEYEQIPKKWPSSECSIAQLPENAERNRFQDVLPYDDTRVELVPTKENNTGYINASHIKLTIGGEEWNYIAAQGPLPNTCQDFWQMVWEQGVAIIAMVTAEEEGGREKSFRYWPRLGSRHNTVTYGRFKITTRFRTDSGCYATTGLKIKHLLTGQERTVWHLQYTDWPDHSCPEDFKGFLAYLEEIQSVRRHTNSTSDPKNTNPPVLVHCSAGVGRSGVVILSEIMVACLEHNEMLDVPTVLRLLRQQRMMMVHTVPQYTFIYKVLIQFLKNSRLI, via the exons ATGCCCTTACCGTTTGGATTAAAGCTTAAGAGGACACGAAGATATACTGTCTCCAGCAAGAGCTGCCTCGTCACACGCATACAGCTGCTTAATGGTGAATTTGTTGAGTTTACACTTTCTGTGGAGAGCACAGGCCAGGAATGTTTGGAAGCAGTTGCTCAGAGACTCGAGTTACGAGAG ATAATGTATTTCAGTCTCTGGTACTTCAACAAACAAAACCAGCAGCGATGGATTGATTTAGAAAAGCCTCTGAAGAAACAGCTGGACAAGTATGGACAGGAACCCACTGTTTACTTTGGAGTCATATTCTATGTGCCAACAGTTTCCCAGCTACAACAAGAGATAACTAG ATACCAGTATTACCTCCAGCTGAAGAAAGATGTTTTGGAGGGCAGGATTCCATGTTCAATTGAACAAGCCATCCGCTTAGCTGGCCTGGCAGTACAAG CTGACTTTGGAGACTTCAACCGCTATGACTCACAGGAATTTCTTCAAAAATTTGTTCTTTTCCCTATG GAATGGATTCAAGATGAGAGGGTTGTTGAAGAAGCCACTCAAAAAGTTGCCCTGCTTTATCAAAGCTACCG AGGTATGCCAGTACAAGAAGCTGAATTGTTGTACATGCAAGAAGTTGAGAAGATGGAGGGCTATGGTCAAGAAAGTTTTCAAGCAAAG GACAGCCAGGGTGCAGATATACTCATTGGATCCTGTCTGGATGGGATTTTTGTTAAGCACAAAAATGGGCGAGCATCACTTCTATTTCG ATGGAATGACATTAACAACATGACTCACAACAAGTCTTTTTTTGCCCTGGAGCTGGCCAACAAAGAAGACACCATTCAGTTTCAGACT GAAGACATGGAGACTTCCAAATATGTCTGCAGAATGTGTCTGGCTCGACACAGGTTCTACAAGATCAACAAAAGTACTCT CCAAGCTGAACCAGCGCCAGTGAACCCAGTTAGACGGCGCTCCTCCACAAGAATTTCAATG CCCAAACCTCAGACATACATGATGCCACCACCTCAGTTGCACTACAGTAGCCATTACCGGGAGCCTTACAAATCCTCTCAAG ACAATCTTTACATGAACAATCACAACGGTTACTACTACCACTCTCAGACCAGTCTAGACCGTTCACCACATGAGTATAACGGAAGAATCCGAAATGGCAGTGTGTACAGCGCCCACAGCACCAGCTCCCTCACCAACCCACAACACTATATGCAGCCATCACCAATGTCCTCAAATCCAAGCATCACTGGCAGTGACGTCACACGGCCTGACTATGTGCCCTCTCAACGTCACAGTGTCCTGATCCCACCCTCTTATCGTGCCACACCCGACTACGAAAGCGTCATGCGCCAAAAAAACCACAGTGCCATGGTAGCCATGCCTGAGCGTCACAGCCACTCTATGAGGAACCTCAACATTGGCAACTCTTATGCCTATAGCCGACCTGATCCACTTGTGTACAGCCAGCCTGAGATTCGTGAGCACAGAGGAACAGCAGCTCAGTATCACCTCCACTACAGCTTTCACAGCCCATCGCCATACCCATACCCAGGCGAGAGGAGGCCGGTGGTGGGTGCTGTCAGCGTGCCTGAGCTCACTGACGTGCAGCTGGCGCAGGCCCATGCTTACCCGGCACCCAACATCATGGGGGCTCAGGTGTATCGACCACCTCCACCTTACCCTTACAGCCGCCCGCGGCCGGCCAACAGCACACCAGACCTGTCACGTCACCTTCATGCGAGCAGCAGCAGCCCTGACCTTATCACACGCCGTGTACACCACTCAGTGCAGACTTTTCAGGAAGATAGCCTGCCTGTGGCACACTCACTACAAGAAATGAGTGAGCCACTCATCCCCACCGTGACACGACGTCCTTACCCACACAAGCGGAACTCTATTGAGCTTGCTGGCCTGACGTATGGTCTGGAAACCATGAGGTTGAAGGAGAGGACCGTTTCCGTTTCTGCCTCCGAGATGTCGTCCAAGCTCACTCCACCTATTGCTCTCCCTGCTTCTGCTTCTACCTCTGAGCTTGACGTCTTCCAGGAGAGAACTGAGGCTGAGGACATGGTTCTAAAAGAGGATGTGCATTATGGGCACAAAAAATCCCTATCTGATGCAACCATGCTGGTCCACAGTagtggagaggaagaggagtttGAGGATGACAGCGGCCGACACACCCCCCAGTCTCAGGATGCAATAGCAGCTTCCAAGGAACATATCAATGTTCTGGACATCCCTCTAATGGAGACACCTCTGCCTGCCTATCCTTTCAGCTCCAGTCTGGATCAGGTTATCCCAAACCCTCTGGGATTTCAACCTCAGCCTCGTATCCGGGAGCAGGATGAGACAGGATCTCTGTACCCATTTAGTGAGACAGATGCCATCATGCCTTCAGTTTCAGAGGGGGATCTGAGCAACCAAAGTCGATGGAAACCTAAAagagaaatgattaaaaaaagaccAGTCTCTGATGTGCCTTCTGCACGAAGAAACATTGATGGCCTTCCCCCTCCT GGCATGAAGAAAAGCGTCCGTTCAGAGATAAAGAAGACGGGTCCGCTGAAGCTGGCGACTCTCAATGGCTTGACACTTGCCCGAATGCCAGTACCCGATGAGGCCAAAGACGAGCATGGGAAAGCTTCTAATGATGACAGG TGTAAGCTACTGGAGCAACACTTGGAGCAGGGCCTGGTGTTTACAGAATATGAGCAAATACCAAAGAAATGGCCCAGCAGTGAGTGCAGTATTGCGCAGCTTCCAGAGAACGCAGAGCGAAACCGCTTTCAGGATGTGCTGCCTTACGATGACACACGGGTGGAGCTTGTGCCCACTAAAGAGAACAATACAGGATATATCAATGCCTCACATATCAAA CTTACAATAGGAGGAGAGGAGTGGAATTATATTGCAGCTCAGGGTCCCCTCCCTAACACATGTCAAGACTTCTGGCAGATGGTTTGGGAACAAGGGGTTGCTATTATTGCAATGGTTACTGCTGAAGAG GAGGGAGGACGAGAAAAGAGCTTCCGTTACTGGCCCCGTCTAGGCTCCCGCCACAACACTGTTACATATGGCCGCTTTAAGATCACCACACGTTTTCGTACAGATTCAGGTTGCTATGCTACGACAGGCCTAAAGATTAAACACCTACTGACAGGCCAGGAGCGAACTGTCTGGCACTTGCAATACACAGATTGGCCAGACCACAGCTGCCCTGAAGATTTTAAAGGATTTCTGG CATATTTGGAGGAGATTCAGTCTGTGAGGCGGCATACCAACAGCACCAGCGATCCAAAGAACACAAACCCGCCCGTGCTTGTACACTGTAGTGCAGGGGTGGGGCGCAGCGGTGTGGTCATTCTCTCTGAGATCATGGTCGCCTGTCTGGAACATAATGAG ATGCTGGACGTCCCTACTGTTCTGAGACTGCTGCGACAGCAACGCATGATGATGGTGCACACAGTTCCCCAATACACCTTCATTTACAAAGTTCTAATACAGTTTCTTAAAAACTCCAGACTTATATAA
- the spata7 gene encoding spermatogenesis-associated protein 7 isoform X1 has translation MGYLAVFPVMDGKRALCPGSTGKMINQRIIEDHMISHYKKLYSAKAAVDCSVPKSMLCNVRYIDQKRREQIKKDGSVRTQSARSLSQRSLRLDNITSCSSRNARPSARGAESACFNTGDSVMSSPRFSTSFHCKQIVYPSQMAAQSQNCRPSSELSYRSPKSQRHHFTLSCATSSSQEKFKNFQDPTQKTYSGDILHKHAHCFTQEKPFTPRTLKTDSKSTLSTYRYYTPASRKGAEENTQSKYNQLENHHRSRQRSSTAQDSPQPYSVNHEWSDEEPNVFGHYDTENKFTARDFFLSSSRVSPDGMRSPIMRKVSAEEEELMYLEFITDVTNEIILRGIYSDRVLQRVFERHIDMNKHRLAEDKMRHLLEALQNDLQTPPFSSVTVLENKESSLLHSHKDSSLQQKWGNFTVDENSFLSFTSLKDTWEPDVIPTLDTTPVNGSISENGKSVRQEDKKDLMDLEQDHKKENAISLDLENHQLNAGDSHQSCADDVLDELSRNMAESLNVSDIHSSQEVIEQESFVKLSDDEF, from the exons ATGGGATACTTGGCTGTGTTTCCAGTCATGGATGGAAAGCGAG CACTCTGCCCTGGCTCGACTGGCAAGATGATTAATCAACGCATTATTGAAGATCACATGATCTCTCATTACAAAAAGCTGTACTCAGCAAAAG CTGCAGTGGACTGTTCAGTACCCAAAAGTATGCTTTGTAATGTAAGAT ATATTGACCAAAAGCGCCGTGAACAGATAAAAAAAGATGGCTCTGTGAGGACACAATCAGCAAGGTCCCTTTCACAGAGGAGCCTCAGGTTGGATAATATTACCTCTTGCTCATCCAGAAAT GCCAGACCCTCTGCTCGAGGTGCTGAGAGTGCCTGTTTTAACACCGGTGACTCTGTCATGTCCTCCCCCAGGTTCAGTACTTCATTCCATTGTAAGCAAATTGTGTATCCATCCCAAATGGCTGCACAGTCTCAGAATTGCAGGCCATCTTCAGAATTAAGTTACAGAAGCCCAAAATCTCAAAGGCACCACTTTACTCTTTCTTGTGCCACATCTTCAAGTCAGGAGAAGTTTAAAAATTTTCAAGACCCTACACAGAAAACCTACAGTGGTGATATTCTTCATAAACATGCCCACTGCTTCACACAAGAAAAGCCTTTCACACCCAGAACTCTGAAAACAGATTCCAAGTCAACTCTCTCAACCTATCGGTATTACACTCCTGCAAGTAGGAAAGGAGCTGAAGAAAATACACAGTCTAAATATAATCAACTAGAGAATCATCACAGAAG CAGGCAAAGATCTTCAACAGCACAGGATTCACCCCAG ccataCAGTGTTAACCATGAGTGGTCTGATGAAGAACCAAATGTATTTGGACATTATGACACTGAAAATAAATTCACAGCCAGGGATTTTTTTCTTAGCTCCTCAAG AGTATCACCAGATGGAATGAGGTCCCCAATTATGAGAAAAGTATCAGCAGA AGAGGAAGAATTAATGTACCTGGAGTTTATTACTGATGTCACAAATGAGATTATACTACGGGGCATCTATTCTGACAG AGTACTGCAGCGGGTGTTTGAGCGTCACATTGACATGAATAAACATCGGTTAGCTGAA GACAAAATGCGCCATCTTCTGGAAGCACTGCAGAATGATTTGCAAACCCCCCCTTTTTCTTCTGTCACCGTTCTTGAAAACAAGGAAAGTTCTTTATTACACAGTCACAAGGACTCAAGTCTTCAGCAAAAGTGGGGAAATTTTACAGTGGATGAAAACagctttctctcttttacatCTTTAAAGGACACATGGGAACCTGATGTCATTCCTACATTAGATACCACACCAGTAAATGGCAGCATTTCAGAGAATGGTAAATCAGTTAGACAAGAAGATAAAAAGGACCTAATGGACCTGGAACAAgatcataaaaaagaaaatgcaatatCTTTGGATTTAGAAAACCATCAGCTCAATGCAGGAGACAGTCATCAGAGCTGTGCAGATGATGTCCTTGATGAACTTAGCAGAAACATGGCAGAGTCCCTAAATGTGTCTGATATCCACAGCTCACAAGAGGTCATTGAACAAGAGTCATTTGTGAAACTTAGTGATGATGAGTTTTGA
- the spata7 gene encoding spermatogenesis-associated protein 7 isoform X2 translates to MGYLAVFPVMDGKRALCPGSTGKMINQRIIEDHMISHYKKLYSAKAAVDCSVPKSMLCNVRYIDQKRREQIKKDGSVRTQSARSLSQRSLRLDNITSCSSRNARPSARGAESACFNTGDSVMSSPRFSTSFHCKQIVYPSQMAAQSQNCRPSSELSYRSPKSQRHHFTLSCATSSSQEKFKNFQDPTQKTYSGDILHKHAHCFTQEKPFTPRTLKTDSKSTLSTYRYYTPASRKGAEENTQSKYNQLENHHRRQRSSTAQDSPQPYSVNHEWSDEEPNVFGHYDTENKFTARDFFLSSSRVSPDGMRSPIMRKVSAEEEELMYLEFITDVTNEIILRGIYSDRVLQRVFERHIDMNKHRLAEDKMRHLLEALQNDLQTPPFSSVTVLENKESSLLHSHKDSSLQQKWGNFTVDENSFLSFTSLKDTWEPDVIPTLDTTPVNGSISENGKSVRQEDKKDLMDLEQDHKKENAISLDLENHQLNAGDSHQSCADDVLDELSRNMAESLNVSDIHSSQEVIEQESFVKLSDDEF, encoded by the exons ATGGGATACTTGGCTGTGTTTCCAGTCATGGATGGAAAGCGAG CACTCTGCCCTGGCTCGACTGGCAAGATGATTAATCAACGCATTATTGAAGATCACATGATCTCTCATTACAAAAAGCTGTACTCAGCAAAAG CTGCAGTGGACTGTTCAGTACCCAAAAGTATGCTTTGTAATGTAAGAT ATATTGACCAAAAGCGCCGTGAACAGATAAAAAAAGATGGCTCTGTGAGGACACAATCAGCAAGGTCCCTTTCACAGAGGAGCCTCAGGTTGGATAATATTACCTCTTGCTCATCCAGAAAT GCCAGACCCTCTGCTCGAGGTGCTGAGAGTGCCTGTTTTAACACCGGTGACTCTGTCATGTCCTCCCCCAGGTTCAGTACTTCATTCCATTGTAAGCAAATTGTGTATCCATCCCAAATGGCTGCACAGTCTCAGAATTGCAGGCCATCTTCAGAATTAAGTTACAGAAGCCCAAAATCTCAAAGGCACCACTTTACTCTTTCTTGTGCCACATCTTCAAGTCAGGAGAAGTTTAAAAATTTTCAAGACCCTACACAGAAAACCTACAGTGGTGATATTCTTCATAAACATGCCCACTGCTTCACACAAGAAAAGCCTTTCACACCCAGAACTCTGAAAACAGATTCCAAGTCAACTCTCTCAACCTATCGGTATTACACTCCTGCAAGTAGGAAAGGAGCTGAAGAAAATACACAGTCTAAATATAATCAACTAGAGAATCATCACAGAAG GCAAAGATCTTCAACAGCACAGGATTCACCCCAG ccataCAGTGTTAACCATGAGTGGTCTGATGAAGAACCAAATGTATTTGGACATTATGACACTGAAAATAAATTCACAGCCAGGGATTTTTTTCTTAGCTCCTCAAG AGTATCACCAGATGGAATGAGGTCCCCAATTATGAGAAAAGTATCAGCAGA AGAGGAAGAATTAATGTACCTGGAGTTTATTACTGATGTCACAAATGAGATTATACTACGGGGCATCTATTCTGACAG AGTACTGCAGCGGGTGTTTGAGCGTCACATTGACATGAATAAACATCGGTTAGCTGAA GACAAAATGCGCCATCTTCTGGAAGCACTGCAGAATGATTTGCAAACCCCCCCTTTTTCTTCTGTCACCGTTCTTGAAAACAAGGAAAGTTCTTTATTACACAGTCACAAGGACTCAAGTCTTCAGCAAAAGTGGGGAAATTTTACAGTGGATGAAAACagctttctctcttttacatCTTTAAAGGACACATGGGAACCTGATGTCATTCCTACATTAGATACCACACCAGTAAATGGCAGCATTTCAGAGAATGGTAAATCAGTTAGACAAGAAGATAAAAAGGACCTAATGGACCTGGAACAAgatcataaaaaagaaaatgcaatatCTTTGGATTTAGAAAACCATCAGCTCAATGCAGGAGACAGTCATCAGAGCTGTGCAGATGATGTCCTTGATGAACTTAGCAGAAACATGGCAGAGTCCCTAAATGTGTCTGATATCCACAGCTCACAAGAGGTCATTGAACAAGAGTCATTTGTGAAACTTAGTGATGATGAGTTTTGA
- the ptpn21 gene encoding tyrosine-protein phosphatase non-receptor type 21 isoform X1: MPLPFGLKLKRTRRYTVSSKSCLVTRIQLLNGEFVEFTLSVESTGQECLEAVAQRLELREIMYFSLWYFNKQNQQRWIDLEKPLKKQLDKYGQEPTVYFGVIFYVPTVSQLQQEITRYQYYLQLKKDVLEGRIPCSIEQAIRLAGLAVQADFGDFNRYDSQEFLQKFVLFPMEWIQDERVVEEATQKVALLYQSYRGMPVQEAELLYMQEVEKMEGYGQESFQAKDSQGADILIGSCLDGIFVKHKNGRASLLFRWNDINNMTHNKSFFALELANKEDTIQFQTEDMETSKYVCRMCLARHRFYKINKSTLEESEAPPSESSQKSILTLSFPRFPMLSRPSLPSNKGQAEPAPVNPVRRRSSTRISMPKPQTYMMPPPQLHYSSHYREPYKSSQDNLYMNNHNGYYYHSQTSLDRSPHEYNGRIRNGSVYSAHSTSSLTNPQHYMQPSPMSSNPSITGSDVTRPDYVPSQRHSVLIPPSYRATPDYESVMRQKNHSAMVAMPERHSHSMRNLNIGNSYAYSRPDPLVYSQPEIREHRGTAAQYHLHYSFHSPSPYPYPGERRPVVGAVSVPELTDVQLAQAHAYPAPNIMGAQVYRPPPPYPYSRPRPANSTPDLSRHLHASSSSPDLITRRVHHSVQTFQEDSLPVAHSLQEMSEPLIPTVTRRPYPHKRNSIELAGLTYGLETMRLKERTVSVSASEMSSKLTPPIALPASASTSELDVFQERTEAEDMVLKEDVHYGHKKSLSDATMLVHSSGEEEEFEDDSGRHTPQSQDAIAASKEHINVLDIPLMETPLPAYPFSSSLDQVIPNPLGFQPQPRIREQDETGSLYPFSETDAIMPSVSEGDLSNQSRWKPKREMIKKRPVSDVPSARRNIDGLPPPGMKKSVRSEIKKTGPLKLATLNGLTLARMPVPDEAKDEHGKASNDDRCKLLEQHLEQGLVFTEYEQIPKKWPSSECSIAQLPENAERNRFQDVLPYDDTRVELVPTKENNTGYINASHIKLTIGGEEWNYIAAQGPLPNTCQDFWQMVWEQGVAIIAMVTAEEEGGREKSFRYWPRLGSRHNTVTYGRFKITTRFRTDSGCYATTGLKIKHLLTGQERTVWHLQYTDWPDHSCPEDFKGFLAYLEEIQSVRRHTNSTSDPKNTNPPVLVHCSAGVGRSGVVILSEIMVACLEHNEMLDVPTVLRLLRQQRMMMVHTVPQYTFIYKVLIQFLKNSRLI; the protein is encoded by the exons ATGCCCTTACCGTTTGGATTAAAGCTTAAGAGGACACGAAGATATACTGTCTCCAGCAAGAGCTGCCTCGTCACACGCATACAGCTGCTTAATGGTGAATTTGTTGAGTTTACACTTTCTGTGGAGAGCACAGGCCAGGAATGTTTGGAAGCAGTTGCTCAGAGACTCGAGTTACGAGAG ATAATGTATTTCAGTCTCTGGTACTTCAACAAACAAAACCAGCAGCGATGGATTGATTTAGAAAAGCCTCTGAAGAAACAGCTGGACAAGTATGGACAGGAACCCACTGTTTACTTTGGAGTCATATTCTATGTGCCAACAGTTTCCCAGCTACAACAAGAGATAACTAG ATACCAGTATTACCTCCAGCTGAAGAAAGATGTTTTGGAGGGCAGGATTCCATGTTCAATTGAACAAGCCATCCGCTTAGCTGGCCTGGCAGTACAAG CTGACTTTGGAGACTTCAACCGCTATGACTCACAGGAATTTCTTCAAAAATTTGTTCTTTTCCCTATG GAATGGATTCAAGATGAGAGGGTTGTTGAAGAAGCCACTCAAAAAGTTGCCCTGCTTTATCAAAGCTACCG AGGTATGCCAGTACAAGAAGCTGAATTGTTGTACATGCAAGAAGTTGAGAAGATGGAGGGCTATGGTCAAGAAAGTTTTCAAGCAAAG GACAGCCAGGGTGCAGATATACTCATTGGATCCTGTCTGGATGGGATTTTTGTTAAGCACAAAAATGGGCGAGCATCACTTCTATTTCG ATGGAATGACATTAACAACATGACTCACAACAAGTCTTTTTTTGCCCTGGAGCTGGCCAACAAAGAAGACACCATTCAGTTTCAGACT GAAGACATGGAGACTTCCAAATATGTCTGCAGAATGTGTCTGGCTCGACACAGGTTCTACAAGATCAACAAAAGTACTCT AGAGGAATCTGAAGCTCCACCTTCTGAAAGCTCCCAGAAGTCCATTCTCACTCTATCATTTCCACGCTTTCCAATGCTCTCTCGTCCCTCTCTGCCTTCTAACAAGGG CCAAGCTGAACCAGCGCCAGTGAACCCAGTTAGACGGCGCTCCTCCACAAGAATTTCAATG CCCAAACCTCAGACATACATGATGCCACCACCTCAGTTGCACTACAGTAGCCATTACCGGGAGCCTTACAAATCCTCTCAAG ACAATCTTTACATGAACAATCACAACGGTTACTACTACCACTCTCAGACCAGTCTAGACCGTTCACCACATGAGTATAACGGAAGAATCCGAAATGGCAGTGTGTACAGCGCCCACAGCACCAGCTCCCTCACCAACCCACAACACTATATGCAGCCATCACCAATGTCCTCAAATCCAAGCATCACTGGCAGTGACGTCACACGGCCTGACTATGTGCCCTCTCAACGTCACAGTGTCCTGATCCCACCCTCTTATCGTGCCACACCCGACTACGAAAGCGTCATGCGCCAAAAAAACCACAGTGCCATGGTAGCCATGCCTGAGCGTCACAGCCACTCTATGAGGAACCTCAACATTGGCAACTCTTATGCCTATAGCCGACCTGATCCACTTGTGTACAGCCAGCCTGAGATTCGTGAGCACAGAGGAACAGCAGCTCAGTATCACCTCCACTACAGCTTTCACAGCCCATCGCCATACCCATACCCAGGCGAGAGGAGGCCGGTGGTGGGTGCTGTCAGCGTGCCTGAGCTCACTGACGTGCAGCTGGCGCAGGCCCATGCTTACCCGGCACCCAACATCATGGGGGCTCAGGTGTATCGACCACCTCCACCTTACCCTTACAGCCGCCCGCGGCCGGCCAACAGCACACCAGACCTGTCACGTCACCTTCATGCGAGCAGCAGCAGCCCTGACCTTATCACACGCCGTGTACACCACTCAGTGCAGACTTTTCAGGAAGATAGCCTGCCTGTGGCACACTCACTACAAGAAATGAGTGAGCCACTCATCCCCACCGTGACACGACGTCCTTACCCACACAAGCGGAACTCTATTGAGCTTGCTGGCCTGACGTATGGTCTGGAAACCATGAGGTTGAAGGAGAGGACCGTTTCCGTTTCTGCCTCCGAGATGTCGTCCAAGCTCACTCCACCTATTGCTCTCCCTGCTTCTGCTTCTACCTCTGAGCTTGACGTCTTCCAGGAGAGAACTGAGGCTGAGGACATGGTTCTAAAAGAGGATGTGCATTATGGGCACAAAAAATCCCTATCTGATGCAACCATGCTGGTCCACAGTagtggagaggaagaggagtttGAGGATGACAGCGGCCGACACACCCCCCAGTCTCAGGATGCAATAGCAGCTTCCAAGGAACATATCAATGTTCTGGACATCCCTCTAATGGAGACACCTCTGCCTGCCTATCCTTTCAGCTCCAGTCTGGATCAGGTTATCCCAAACCCTCTGGGATTTCAACCTCAGCCTCGTATCCGGGAGCAGGATGAGACAGGATCTCTGTACCCATTTAGTGAGACAGATGCCATCATGCCTTCAGTTTCAGAGGGGGATCTGAGCAACCAAAGTCGATGGAAACCTAAAagagaaatgattaaaaaaagaccAGTCTCTGATGTGCCTTCTGCACGAAGAAACATTGATGGCCTTCCCCCTCCT GGCATGAAGAAAAGCGTCCGTTCAGAGATAAAGAAGACGGGTCCGCTGAAGCTGGCGACTCTCAATGGCTTGACACTTGCCCGAATGCCAGTACCCGATGAGGCCAAAGACGAGCATGGGAAAGCTTCTAATGATGACAGG TGTAAGCTACTGGAGCAACACTTGGAGCAGGGCCTGGTGTTTACAGAATATGAGCAAATACCAAAGAAATGGCCCAGCAGTGAGTGCAGTATTGCGCAGCTTCCAGAGAACGCAGAGCGAAACCGCTTTCAGGATGTGCTGCCTTACGATGACACACGGGTGGAGCTTGTGCCCACTAAAGAGAACAATACAGGATATATCAATGCCTCACATATCAAA CTTACAATAGGAGGAGAGGAGTGGAATTATATTGCAGCTCAGGGTCCCCTCCCTAACACATGTCAAGACTTCTGGCAGATGGTTTGGGAACAAGGGGTTGCTATTATTGCAATGGTTACTGCTGAAGAG GAGGGAGGACGAGAAAAGAGCTTCCGTTACTGGCCCCGTCTAGGCTCCCGCCACAACACTGTTACATATGGCCGCTTTAAGATCACCACACGTTTTCGTACAGATTCAGGTTGCTATGCTACGACAGGCCTAAAGATTAAACACCTACTGACAGGCCAGGAGCGAACTGTCTGGCACTTGCAATACACAGATTGGCCAGACCACAGCTGCCCTGAAGATTTTAAAGGATTTCTGG CATATTTGGAGGAGATTCAGTCTGTGAGGCGGCATACCAACAGCACCAGCGATCCAAAGAACACAAACCCGCCCGTGCTTGTACACTGTAGTGCAGGGGTGGGGCGCAGCGGTGTGGTCATTCTCTCTGAGATCATGGTCGCCTGTCTGGAACATAATGAG ATGCTGGACGTCCCTACTGTTCTGAGACTGCTGCGACAGCAACGCATGATGATGGTGCACACAGTTCCCCAATACACCTTCATTTACAAAGTTCTAATACAGTTTCTTAAAAACTCCAGACTTATATAA